The Granulicella arctica genome segment GGCCTGCGAGTCCGCGTCGCCGTGATCGAGTCCCGGCGAGCCCAGCACAAGCCGATTGAGCTGCTCCTGCTCCGACGTCGGGTCGAGGACCGGAACCGTGTTAGCGACATCGTTAACATAGGCTCCGGGAACCGCGAGATCCGTTATCTGCACGGCGTAGTTTTCGCGGCCCGTGGTGGCTCCTGGGGCTGTGGCGATCACCGGTGGCGGCCCCGGAGAGACTAACTGGAGCACATTGGGCGCGCCGGGATAGGCGATGAGTGGCTGGATGATGTTGAACTTCGCCTGCTTCGCAACCAGTGGAGCCCATCCGTGGACCTGTTGGATATCGAGCAGCGACGAGCTCTGATACCCAGCCGTTAGCGAGTCGCCAAGAAAGACGGTATTGGCGAAGTTCCCCGCATTTGCGGTCTGTGCGGAGGTTGACCCGGTCGAAGCGGAAGAGGTTGGGCTACTGCTGGAGCAGGCGGCAATGGCAAGGCTGAGAGCTGGAAGACCGCGTCCCAAACGTTTCAGTGAACGCTTATTCATTTTCATGGCGGAACTCTCCACCTCGTACCTGCGCCGACCGCTAAGTGCAACGTGCGGCGCTACTTTTATTGGACGCGAGCTTACACCCAGTAGTTGCGCAAAGGGAAGTGGCGATCTGTGCTCTGGACGATACCATGGGGTCAGGGACGAAATCAGCGTGACAAGTTGGATTGAGGTATCGGAGCAGCGGCTGACGGAGAACTTCCGCGTCGCACAAGAGATTCTGGCGCGGGAGACGGCGTCGTCAACGGCGTTGCTGGCAGTCATCAAGGCAAACGCCTACGGGCATGGAGCAGGTCTCTGCGCCCCGGTGCTGGCGCGGGCAGGAGCCGAGTGGCTCGGTGTTACCGACGCAGCGGAGGGCGCGACGGTTCGTACGGCGATGGAGGTTGCGGGCATCGCAAAAGCCCAGCAGCCACGCATTCTGGTGATGAGCGGGCATCTGCCTGTGGATGTACCGGTGATCGTGCAGCACAGCCTGACGCCGGTGGTGTGGCGGCAACAGCAGATGGCCGCACTCGCAGAGGCTGCCGGCGCGGAGCCCTGCGCGGTGCACCTCGAGATCGACTCCGGCATGTCGCGGCAGGGCGTGGCGCTTGGCGGATTGCGCGAGCTGCTGCGATGGCTCGCGAACGAGCCGCGAATTCGTCTCGACGGCGTGATGACGCACTTCGCCTCCGCCGAGGTAGCCGGATCGGAGCAGACGCTCGCGCAGCGCAAGCAGTTTGAGGCGGCCGTGCAACTGGTCGCCGAGGCAGGGCTTCGGCCCACGTGGATTCATGCGGGAAACACCTCGATGATCGACAATGGCGCCGATGGAGACATCCTGGCTTGGCTCCACGGACTAGCGGCGAGTGTTGGCGCACGGGCGATGGTGCGCGAGGGGCTCGGCCTCTACGGCTACGCTCTGCCGCTGGAAGGGTTGGCGGTGGTCGCTGAACGGGCCGCGCGGCTGCGGGCAGTGGTTCGCCCGGTGATGACGTGGAAGACGCGGGTTATTGGTATCAGCGAGGTCGAGGCCGGGGCGCGGGTGGGTTACAACGGGACGTTTACGGCGGAGAAGACGATGCGGCTGGCGCTGCTGCCGGTCGGGTATGCCGATGGGCTGCGCCGGGAGCTTGGATGTTCCACGTGGAACAGGGGCGGCTGGGTGATGTTCCACGTGGAACGTGCTCCGATTGTGGGACGGGTGTCGATGAACCTGACGACAGTCGATGTGACGGAGATTGAAGGCGTTGCTGTCGGTGATGAGGTGGTGCTGCTGGGCGAAGGGAGCACGGCGGAGGATCATGCGGCGCTGGCGGGGACGATCTCGTATGAGATTTTGTGCGGAATGCGGGCTCCGGTGGTGCTGGTGTGAGGCGGCGATTTGCGCCGGTAACGGGCGGACGATAGCATCAGAAACGGACTACACGAAACGAGAGGGAACCTCATGGAATCGAACACTACGGCGCGTCGTACGGAAGATATCGCGCTCGATCTGCTCAAGTTTGTCGCCACAACGGCGAATGTCGGCGCGAAGGCTGCCGGATCGGCTGTCGGCTTTGGCGTGCCGTCGTCGGCGAAGCCGGAGGATCAGGTAGCGCATCTGTTGGAGCTGTATGCCCGCTGCCGCGAGGCAGTCGAGAAGTAGTGGCGGACGGAACGGCTCTGCGGGTTGCGGTCGTCGGGGCGGGAGCCTTCGGGCGCAACCATCTTCGTGTCTATCGACAGCTTCAGGAGGCCGGTGAGCCGGTTGAGCTGGTGGCGGTCGTGGACCGGGATGAGGCGGTGGTTGCGGCTGCCTCGGCGCAGTACGGAATTCCTGGGTTTTCTTCGGTTGACGAGCTAATTTGTGCGAATATCGGACTGGATGCTGCTTCGGTTTGCGTGCCTACGGTGCATCATCGGGCGGCGGCGGAGCCTTTGCTGGCTGCCGGTGTCGATGTGCTGATCGAGAAGCCGCTGGCGGCGAATCTGGCCGATGCGGATGCGATTCTGGCGTTGGCTCGGGAGCATGGCCGGATCGTACAGGCGGGGCATCTGGAGCGGTTCAACCCGGCGGTGACGGCGGTGCGGGGGCTGTTGCATCGGCCGATGTTCTTCGAGTCGCATCGGCTGAGCATCTTTACGCCGCGCTCGCTGGATGTGGATGTGGTGCTGGACCTGATGATCCACGATCTCGATATTGTGTTGAGTCTGGTGGATTCGCCGGTGCGTGAGGTGCGGGCAGTTGGCTTGCCGGTGCTCTCGCGCAAGGTGGATATCGCGAATGTGCGGGTGGAGTTCGAGAACGGCTGCGTGGCGAACTTTACGGCGAGCCGCGTGAGCACGGAGCGGGTGCGGAAGCTGCGGTTCTTCCAGCCGCATCAGTATCTGTCGCTGGATTTTGCGCGGCAGGATCTGCTGATGATCGATGTAACGGCTGCGGCGGGGATGACGGCCGAGCAGCTTGCGGCGCTGGAGCAGATGGCGAAGCAGCATCCTACGGAGGGGCTGTCGCTGCGTAAGGTTCCTGTGGTGGAGGGTGAGCCGCTGCGGCTGGAGATTGCATCGTTCTTGCATGCGGTGCGGACGCGGACGAGGCCGGTGGTTTCAGGCGAGGATGGGCGTGCTGCGCTGGCGCTGGCGCTCGAGATCAACGAGGCGATTGCGGTGCATACGGCTCGGACTGGGTTGTAGGGGCTGTTCTAAGAGCACAAACCCTGGCTATACGGATTTTTTTATAGGAGAAGTCATGGACGAGCTTGCTCTTCTTACTGAGGCCGATGAACGTGGCAGAGTCTACACGGCATCGGTGCGTGAGCGGCGTGTCTATCCCGATGCGGCTGCGTTGACTGGGCTGGGTGCGTTTGATGAGCCGCTGCCACAGAAGGCTCAGCCGGAGGGAGAGGCGCTTCGGCTTCTGGATGAGGTGGGATCGCCGGCGACGACGGCATCCAATGGTCCTCGCTACTTTGGCTTTGTGATTGGTGCGTCGCTGCCGGCTGCGGCGGCTGCCGAACGAATGATGCTGGCGTGGGACCAGTGCGCGTCGTCGTTTGCCAACTCCCCGGTCGCTGCGACGGTGGAGCTGGTGGCTGCGCGGTGGGTTCTGGAGATTCTCGATCTGCCTCGGGAGAGCGCTGTTGGTTTTGGGACGAGCGCGACGGCCTGCGGGCTGACGTGCCTCGCTGCGGCACGACGCTCGCTGCTTGCGCGGCTGGGATGGGACTTCGATGGGGATGGATTAATCGGTGCTCCGGAGATCCGGGTCGTCATGTCGGAGACCGCGCACATCACGGTGAAGAAGGCGCTACGTGTGCTCGGTTTTGGTATGAATCGGGTGGTGATCGCGCCCACGGATGAGCATGGGCGGATCGATCCGGATCGGTTGCCGCTGTTGGATGACAGGACGATTCTTTGCTTGCAGGCTGGCGAGGTAAATACGGGAGAGTTCGATCCGTTTGATGTGCTCATTCCGCGTGCGAAGGCTGCCGGGGCATGGGTGCATGTCGATGGCGCCTTCGGGATATGGGCGCGGGCATCTTCTGCCGCAGAGCTGACGAAGGGTGTTGACGGCGCGGACAGTTGGACGACAGACGGGCACAAATGGCTCAACACGCCGTATGACGGGGCGATGGCGATCTGCCGCGATGCCGAGGCGCTGTCGCTTGCGATGAACAGCGACGCGGTGTACTTCACTGCCGCAAAAGACGCCCAGAAGAATCTGACGATGGAGTTTTCGAGACGTGCGCGTGGGATTCCGATCTGGGCGGCGCTCCGGACGCTTGGGAGGGAGGGCGTGGCCGGTATGGTCGATCGCCACTGTGCGCAGGCTCGTCGTATTGCCGATGGATTGCGGGATGCAGAGTATGAGGTCGTCAACCGGGTCGTGCTCAATCAGGTGCTGGTTCGGGCCGGGTCGGATGAGGAGACGGTTGCAGTCCTTAAAGCGGCGCAGGACTCGGGTGAGGTATGGTTCGGGCCTACGGTATGGCAGGGGCGTCCGGCTTTTCGTATCAGCGTGTCTTCGTGGCGGACTACGGAGGGGGATGTTGATACGTTGATTGCTTTATTGCAGAGGCTGAAGAAGGGGTTGGCGTAGGTGGGCTAGAGAAGAACAGGCAACAGCAAAAACAACCGCAGGTCCTTCGACTTCGGCTTCGCCTCCGCTCAGGATGACAGTGTTTGTGGTTGGATTGGATTCGGTAAGAACAAGCAACGGCAAGAACGACCGCAGGTTCCTTCGACAAGCTCAGGACAGGCTACGACTGTGTGCTGCGCACTGCGCTCAGGATGACAGTTTGGTGGTGGGGGTGACATGAAAACAAACAATGGCAACCGCAGGAGCAACAGCGCGTGCAAGTTCGTGCGACTTGTCTTGATCTTTTTGTTTGCTGTCTCTTTCTTGCCTACAGGTTGTGTGGCTGCTCCGGTGGCTGGGTACAGGGTGGTGGCTACGTATCCTCACTCGGCGGATAGCTATACGGAGGGGCTGTTTTATCTGGATGGGCTGTTCTATGAGGGGACGGGGCTGAATGGGAGGTCGGCTGTGATGGCGATTCAGCCGGAGACGGGTAAGGTGTTGCAACAGGTGGATCTACCGAAGCAGTACTTTGGCGAGGGGGTCGTGGATTGGGGGCCGAATCTGTATGAGTGGACGTGGCAGTCGCATGTTTGCTTTGTGTACGACCGCTTTTCGCTGCGTCCGGTGAAGCAGTTCACGTACTCCGGTGAGGGGTGGGGGATGACGCGGACCGATAAGGAGTTGATTACGAGCGATGGGTCGGATACGCTGCGGTTTCGCGATCCGGCGAGTTTTCGTGAGGTGCGGCACATTGTGGTGAAGGATGGGCGTGTCGCGATCGACGAGTTGAATGAGCTGGAATATGTGAAGGGGGAGATCTATGCGAATGTGTGGCACACGGATCGGATTGCGCGGATCTCGCCGCGGGATGGGCATGTGATTGGGTGGGTCGATCTGAGTGGGTTGCTGCCGGACGATCAGCGGATGGATGGGGAGTCGGTGCTGAATGGGATTGCGTA includes the following:
- a CDS encoding Gfo/Idh/MocA family oxidoreductase, with translation MADGTALRVAVVGAGAFGRNHLRVYRQLQEAGEPVELVAVVDRDEAVVAAASAQYGIPGFSSVDELICANIGLDAASVCVPTVHHRAAAEPLLAAGVDVLIEKPLAANLADADAILALAREHGRIVQAGHLERFNPAVTAVRGLLHRPMFFESHRLSIFTPRSLDVDVVLDLMIHDLDIVLSLVDSPVREVRAVGLPVLSRKVDIANVRVEFENGCVANFTASRVSTERVRKLRFFQPHQYLSLDFARQDLLMIDVTAAAGMTAEQLAALEQMAKQHPTEGLSLRKVPVVEGEPLRLEIASFLHAVRTRTRPVVSGEDGRAALALALEINEAIAVHTARTGL
- the alr gene encoding alanine racemase, translating into MTSWIEVSEQRLTENFRVAQEILARETASSTALLAVIKANAYGHGAGLCAPVLARAGAEWLGVTDAAEGATVRTAMEVAGIAKAQQPRILVMSGHLPVDVPVIVQHSLTPVVWRQQQMAALAEAAGAEPCAVHLEIDSGMSRQGVALGGLRELLRWLANEPRIRLDGVMTHFASAEVAGSEQTLAQRKQFEAAVQLVAEAGLRPTWIHAGNTSMIDNGADGDILAWLHGLAASVGARAMVREGLGLYGYALPLEGLAVVAERAARLRAVVRPVMTWKTRVIGISEVEAGARVGYNGTFTAEKTMRLALLPVGYADGLRRELGCSTWNRGGWVMFHVERAPIVGRVSMNLTTVDVTEIEGVAVGDEVVLLGEGSTAEDHAALAGTISYEILCGMRAPVVLV
- a CDS encoding glutaminyl-peptide cyclotransferase, with protein sequence MPTGCVAAPVAGYRVVATYPHSADSYTEGLFYLDGLFYEGTGLNGRSAVMAIQPETGKVLQQVDLPKQYFGEGVVDWGPNLYEWTWQSHVCFVYDRFSLRPVKQFTYSGEGWGMTRTDKELITSDGSDTLRFRDPASFREVRHIVVKDGRVAIDELNELEYVKGEIYANVWHTDRIARISPRDGHVIGWVDLSGLLPDDQRMDGESVLNGIAYDAERDRLFVTGKRWPKVFEIKVVERVR
- a CDS encoding pyridoxal phosphate-dependent decarboxylase family protein; protein product: MDELALLTEADERGRVYTASVRERRVYPDAAALTGLGAFDEPLPQKAQPEGEALRLLDEVGSPATTASNGPRYFGFVIGASLPAAAAAERMMLAWDQCASSFANSPVAATVELVAARWVLEILDLPRESAVGFGTSATACGLTCLAAARRSLLARLGWDFDGDGLIGAPEIRVVMSETAHITVKKALRVLGFGMNRVVIAPTDEHGRIDPDRLPLLDDRTILCLQAGEVNTGEFDPFDVLIPRAKAAGAWVHVDGAFGIWARASSAAELTKGVDGADSWTTDGHKWLNTPYDGAMAICRDAEALSLAMNSDAVYFTAAKDAQKNLTMEFSRRARGIPIWAALRTLGREGVAGMVDRHCAQARRIADGLRDAEYEVVNRVVLNQVLVRAGSDEETVAVLKAAQDSGEVWFGPTVWQGRPAFRISVSSWRTTEGDVDTLIALLQRLKKGLA